One Miscanthus floridulus cultivar M001 chromosome 11, ASM1932011v1, whole genome shotgun sequence DNA window includes the following coding sequences:
- the LOC136494585 gene encoding amine oxidase [copper-containing] gamma 2-like, which yields MDHSTSLLRLIFLALGTALVLLVVRSAFRLPRGIDAPTTSLFDDAIAGSSCTRFAPWGCRQADRIKQKPKPEPPSHENDVPLHPLDPLTVTEINRARELLRAHPPFASSPSSMFVHSLALDEPDKPVVLSWRKGADPLPPRRAVAVVRFRGEAFVLAIDLASGAVTPLPVPASGYPTMTMDEQVSLCYAPFSDPVFNATIQRHGVRMSDVACLPISLGWYGPTEENRRLIKIQCFSAEGTANFYMRPIEGLTVLLDMDTREVIRISDRGAGIPIPPAANTDYRYARHMQEDDDGDQTSRSEAGFQKVRAPSMEPGPSGPGVELVDGHTVRWGGWEFHLKADARAGMVVSRARVQDPGTGAHREVLYKGMASELFVPYMDPTEAWYFKTYMDAGEYGFGLQAMPLVPLNDCPRHARYLDGAFVAADGRPYVREKMICVFERYAGEVAWRHSESPITGMDIRESRPKVTLVARMVASVANYDYIMDWEFQMDGLVRIKVGLSGILMVKGTAYSHLGQARENEDMHGTLLSENVIGVIHDHYVTFRLDMDVDGADNSFVRVEMARQETAPGESPRRSYLKATRHTARTEKDAQVRLKLYDPAEFHVVNPAKKTRVGNPVGYKLVPAGTAASLLDPEDPPQKRGAFTNNQIWVTPYNKSEEWAGGLFVYQSKGEDTLATWSERDRPIENKDLVLWYTLGFHHIPCQEDFPIMPTVSSSFDLKPVNFFESNPILKQRPTKEDDLPICAATAA from the exons ATGGATCACTCCACCTCCCTGCTCCGGCTCATCTTCCTTGCTCTTGGCACAGCCCTGGTGCTCCTTGTCGTCCGCTCCGCCTTCCGCCTCCCACGTGGAATCGACGCACCCACCACCTCACTCTTCGATGACGCCATCGCAGGAAGCAGCTGCACCCGCTTCGCGCCATGGGGGTGCCGCCAGGCGGATCGGATTAAGCAGAAGCCGAAGCCCGAGCCGCCGTCGCACGAGAACGACGTGCCGCTGCACCCGCTCGACCCACTGACGGTCACCGAGATAAACCGTGCGCGCGAGCTCCTCCGTGCGCACCCGCCATtcgcgtcgtcgccgtcgtccatGTTCGTGCATTCGCTGGCGCTCGACGAGCCGGACAAGCCCGTCGTCCTGAGCTGGCGGAAGGGCGCCGACCCGCTGCCCCCGCGGCGGGCCGTGGCGGTGGTCCGGTTCCGCGGCGAGGCCTTCGTCCTCGCCATCGACCTCGCCAGCGGCGCCGTGACTCCTCTGCCTGTCCCAGCTTCCGGGTACCCGACCATGACCATGGACGAGCAGGTGTCCCTCTGCTATGCCCCTTTCAGTGACCCGGTGTTCAACGCCACTATCCAGCGGCACGGCGTCCGTATGTCCGATGTCGCCTGCCTGCCCATCTCCCTCGGGTGGTACGGCCCCACCGAGGAGAACCGCCGGCTGATCAAGATCCAGTGCTTCTCCGCAGAGGGCACGGCCAACTTCTACATGCGCCCCATCGAGGGCCTCACCGTGCTGCTGGACATGGACACGAGGGAGGTCATCCGCATCTCTGACCGCGGCGCCGGCATCCCGATCCCGCCCGCCGCCAACACCGACTACCGGTACGCCCGCCACATGCAAGAAGACGACGACGGCGACCAGACATCCAGGAGTGAGGCGGGTTTCCAGAAGGTGCGGGCGCCGTCGATGGAGCCGGGGCCGTCGGGGCCGGGAGTGGAGCTGGTGGACGGCCACACGGTGCGGTGGGGCGGGTGGGAGTTCCACCTGAAGGCGGACGCGCGCGCCGGCATGGTGGTGTCGCGCGCACGGGTGCAGGACCCCGGCACGGGCGCGCACCGGGAGGTGCTGTACAAGGGCATGGCGTCGGAGCTGTTCGTGCCGTACATGGACCCCACCGAGGCGTGGTACTTCAAGACGTACATGGACGCCGGCGAGTACGGCTTCGGCCTGCAGGCCATGCCGCTGGTGCCGCTCAACGACTGCCCGCGCCACGCGCGGTACCTCGACGGCGCGTTCGTGGCCGCCGACGGCCGGCCCTACGTGCGGGAGAAGATGATCTGCGTCTTCGAGCGGTACGCCGGCGAGGTCGCCTGGAGACACTCGGAGAGCCCCATCACCGGCATGGAC ATAAGGGAGTCGCGGCCGAAGGTGACGCTGGTGGCGCGGATGGTTGCGTCCGTGGCCAACTACGACTACATCATGGACTGGGAGTTCCAGATGGACGGCCTCGTCCGCATCAAG GTCGGCCTGAGCGGGATCCTGATGGTGAAGGGCACGGCCTACTCCCACCTTGGGCAGGCCCGCGAGAACGAGGACATGCACGGCACGCTGCTCTCCGAGAACGTCATCGGCGTCATCCACGACCACTACGTGACGTTCCGCCTGGACATGGACGTCGACGGCGCCGACAACTCGTTCGTGCGCGTGGAGATGGCGCGGCAGGAGACGGCCCCCGGCGAGTCGCCCCGGAGGAGCTACCTCAAGGCCACCCGGCACACGGCGCGGACCGAGAAGGACGCCCAGGTGCGCCTCAAGCTCTACGATCCGGCGGAGTTCCATGTCGTCAACCCCGCCAAGAAGACGCGGGTCGGCAACCCCGTTGGCTACAAGCTCGTCCCTGCCGGCACCGCTGCAAGCTTGCTGGACCCGGAGGATCCGCCGCAGAAGAGGGGTGCTTTCACAAACAATCAG ATCTGGGTGACACCCTACAACAAGAGCGAGGAATGGGCCGGCGGTCTCTTCGTGTACCAGAGCAAAGGGGAGGACACACTGGCTACTTGGTCCGAGAG AGACCGTCCGATCGAGAACAAGGACCTGGTGCTGTGGTACACGCTGGGGTTCCACCACATCCCGTGCCAGGAGGACTTCCCCATCATGCCCACCGTGTCCTCAAGCTTCGACCTCAAGCCAGTCAACTTCTTCGAGAGCAACCCCATCCTCAAGCAGCGGCCCACCAAGGAGGATGATCTGCCGATCtgtgccgccaccgccgcgtaA